Proteins from one Osmia bicornis bicornis unplaced genomic scaffold, iOsmBic2.1, whole genome shotgun sequence genomic window:
- the LOC123988940 gene encoding F-box/LRR-repeat protein 15-like, whose amino-acid sequence MPWIQRSLQTLRLKDCPSLLSEAVAATLTAMRCLVDLELSGCRTLTTIEPLKALMENQAIHDTLEELRIQGVSFDPVYLDPELEDLPVPEDLQLPFIELNMGPADEGATLVSVFRNLRILDLRFCGWVSNSLVLHIGQHLGKLERLDLSGCSNIRGQFGLEPLEALPKLRQVHLVNMHPSVGIQPLAAIRTLEEIQCRDSAGVTDEEVCQVVRGCPALTKFNVEGCQGITQQTITGVTDIVRREGRDAVLSLWVGETNVQRWARARQSLLLRVFHDRAYQPFLQ is encoded by the coding sequence ATGCCGTGGATACAGAGATCGTTACAGACATTGCGGCTTAAAGACTGTCCGTCGCTTCTCTCAGAAGCTGTTGCCGCTACGCTCACAGCAATGCGTTGCCTCGTTGACCTGGAATTGTCGGGGTGCCGTACCCTAACCACAATAGAACCACTCAAGGCCTTGATGGAAAATCAGGCCATACATGACACTCTGGAGGAACTCCGCATACAGGGGGTAAGTTTCGATCCCGTATATCTCGATCCAGAATTGGAGGACCTGCCTGTTCCGGAAGACCTGCAGCTGCCCTTCATCGAGTTGAACATGGGACCGGCAGACGAGGGAGCGACATTGGTCTCGGTATTCCGCAACTTGCGCATACTGGATTTACGATTCTGCGGATGGGTATCTAATTCATTGGTCCTCCACATTGGCCAACACTTAGGAAAATTGGAACGTTTGGACTTATCCGGATGCTCAAATATACGAGGGCAGTTTGGATTGGAGCCCTTGGAGGCGCTCCCAAAACTCCGCCAAGTGCACCTGGTCAATATGCATCCCAGCGTAGGAATACAACCCCTGGCCGCGATAAGAACCCTGGAGGAGATACAATGTCGGGATTCCGCAGGAGTGACGGACGAGGAGGTCTGCCAAGTAGTCCGCGGATGTCCGGCCCTAACAAAGTTCAATGTGGAAGGATGCCAGGGCATCACCCAGCAGACAATCACCGGAGTGACCGACATAGTACGACGGGAAGGACGGGACGCGGTACTTAGTCTTTGGGTCGGCGAAACAAATGTACAGAGATGGGCGAGAGCACGGCAGTCTCTGTTACTTAGAGTCTTCCACGACCGGGCATACCAACCGTTTTTGCAGTGA